Below is a window of Escherichia coli DSM 30083 = JCM 1649 = ATCC 11775 DNA.
AGTCGAGCACTGAAGCCAGCGTATTTTCCGCACCGCCGGCCAGGTTCTGAGTAATTTCCAGGTTACGACGCGTCGCGGCATCCATAATGATGCTGTCCTGCTGACGTTCCATAGTGATAGAACGAATATGCGGCAGGGTCGTGCGTTGGGTATCTTTCGCATACTGCAACAGACAACCGGCAGCACAAAGTCCGCGTGGTGCGTTCTCCACACCAAAACCGACCAGATCTCGGGTGCCAAATTGCAGGTTCAATTGCTGGCGAGCGGTGTCGATTTCAAACTCCCACAGCGGGCGACGACGCAGGCCGCGGCGACCTTCAATCAGCGACATCTCGGCGAAATCTTCCGCATACAGTAATTCCGCTGGATTCGTACGTTGCAGTTCTGCCGCCATCGTTTCGCGGTCTGCCGGTTCGCTCAGGCGAAAACGACCGGAACTGATATCCAGCGTTGCGTAGCCGAAACCTTTACTGTCCTGCCAGATAGCCGCCAGCAGGTTGTCCTGACGTTCCTGCAACAGCGCTTCATCGCTGATGGTGCCCGGCGTAACGATACGGACAACTTTGCGCTCAACCGGCCCTTTGCTGGTCGCCGGATCGCCAATCTGTTCACAAATAGCGACGGATTCGCCCTGATTCACCAGTTTGGCGAGGTAGTTTTCCACCGCATGGTAGGGAATCCCCGCCATCGGGATTGGCTCTCCCGCTGAAGCACCGCGTTTGGTCAGTGAAATATCCAGCAGTTGCGATGCCCGTTTTGCGTCGTCATAAAACAGTTCATAAAAGTCGCCCATCCGGTAAAACAGCAGGATCTCGGGATGCTGGGCTTTCAGCTTGAGATACTGCTGCATCATGGGCGTATGGGCGTCGAAATTTTCTATTGTACTCATGGGGTTAAGTCCGGCTCCCTGATGTTAAATGTAGTGTGATGGTTTTTATTTTCGTTGTAATCACATAAGGCGCACATGATACCGGAGTTAATCATTTCAGGGGAAGACGCGAAAGGTGAGTTCTTGATGTCGGTTCCGCGAAAAATGCTGCTTTGCAGCTTTTGCGTGATGACGATGAAACAAGATCGCCAAATTCGTCGGTTGAAGAAACCTCCTCCTTCAGAGACATAGTCCCCTTTAAAATTAAGTTGTAATATAAATGCACCTTAAGAGTATGGAGGCAGCATGTCCGGCAAGCGTATCTCTCGTGAAAAACTGACGATTAAAAAAATGATCGATCTTTATCAAGCGAAATGCCCGCAGGCGTCAGCAGAGCCGGAGCATTACGAGGCGTTGTTTGCTTACGCGCAAAAGCGGCTGGATAAATGTGTGTTCGGCGAAGAGAAACCAGCCTGTAAGCAGTGTCCGGTGCACTGTTACCAGCCTGCAAAGCGTGAAGAGATGAAACAGATTATGCGTTGGGTTGGGCCGAGAATGCTGTGGCGTCATCCGATCTTAACCGTGCGTCATCTCATCGATGACAAGCGTCCGGTGCCGGAGTTGCCAGAAAAATATCGTCCAAAGAAATAAATCTGCCGGAGAGCCATACTCTCCGGCAAATACGGCGCTTACGCTTTGGTGGCAATCAGGATGGCTGATGCTTTGATCAATGCAATAACGCGCGAGCCAGTGGTGAGTTTCATTTCATCCTGACTTTCATTTGTTACCACTGCCACAATTTCAAAACCCGCATCCGTTTTGATATGGACAGTGGCGTTCACTGCGCCTTCGGTGATTGTCGACACGCTGCCAGCAAACTGGTTGCGAGCAGAGAATTTCAGTCCACAGTCTTCCGTTGCCAGCGTGACCCACGGGGCTTTAATCAGGGCAATCGCTTCTTTCCCTTTCGCCAGACCCAGCGCTTGCTGGCTGCTGTGAGTCACAATTGCCACCAGCTTTGCACCACCTGCCAGCGTCAGTTCTACTTCATCATTCACCGCGCCCATTGCTACTGCGCTA
It encodes the following:
- a CDS encoding TOBE domain-containing protein, with amino-acid sequence MAVSARNQLTGTVSAVAMGAVNDEVELTLAGGAKLVAIVTHSSQQALGLAKGKEAIALIKAPWVTLATEDCGLKFSARNQFAGSVSTITEGAVNATVHIKTDAGFEIVAVVTNESQDEMKLTTGSRVIALIKASAILIATKA
- the ygbA gene encoding nitrous oxide-stimulated promoter family protein: MSGKRISREKLTIKKMIDLYQAKCPQASAEPEHYEALFAYAQKRLDKCVFGEEKPACKQCPVHCYQPAKREEMKQIMRWVGPRMLWRHPILTVRHLIDDKRPVPELPEKYRPKK